From a region of the Streptomyces sp. NBC_00193 genome:
- a CDS encoding TerD family protein, with protein MTHAMQKGSNIPVAALAVRAVLRWTGGPDVPDVDASALLVGADGRVRSDEDFVFYNQPRHPSGAVWRLGKKQLGDGITDAVQADLRAVTPAVDRILVVASAEDVPFERVHDLRILLYDATATGGSEPLAYFDVRPETGAETALICGELYRRADAWKFRALGEGYSNGLVGLATDHGISVDENAPEAQEQGQGQPQAHGRAPSASPATPAPPTQAPPVAQPAYGYPQPVAQAPVPAPGGDPSFRLPAQGPQFIRR; from the coding sequence ATGACGCACGCGATGCAGAAGGGCTCCAACATCCCCGTGGCCGCCTTGGCGGTCCGCGCGGTGCTGCGCTGGACCGGGGGGCCCGACGTGCCCGACGTGGACGCCTCCGCGCTGCTCGTGGGGGCGGACGGGCGCGTGCGCTCGGACGAGGACTTCGTCTTCTACAACCAGCCCCGGCACCCCTCGGGGGCCGTCTGGCGGCTCGGGAAGAAGCAGCTCGGCGACGGGATCACCGACGCCGTCCAGGCGGACCTGCGGGCCGTCACCCCGGCCGTGGACCGGATCCTCGTCGTCGCCTCCGCCGAGGACGTCCCCTTCGAGCGGGTCCACGACCTGCGGATCCTCCTCTACGACGCCACCGCGACCGGCGGCTCCGAACCGCTGGCCTACTTCGACGTGCGGCCGGAGACGGGCGCCGAGACGGCGCTGATCTGCGGCGAACTGTACCGGCGGGCCGACGCGTGGAAGTTCCGCGCGCTCGGCGAGGGCTACTCCAACGGGCTCGTCGGCCTGGCCACCGACCACGGGATCTCCGTGGACGAGAACGCCCCCGAGGCCCAGGAACAGGGCCAGGGGCAGCCCCAGGCGCACGGACGAGCCCCCTCGGCCTCCCCGGCGACCCCGGCGCCGCCCACCCAGGCCCCGCCGGTCGCCCAGCCCGCCTACGGCTACCCGCAGCCGGTGGCGCAGGCCCCGGTGCCGGCTCCGGGCGGGGACCCGTCCTTCCGGCTGCCGGCGCAGGGCCCGCAGTTCATCCGCCGGTGA
- a CDS encoding HpcH/HpaI aldolase/citrate lyase family protein: MRHFGHISPTVRKDLFHQEPAEFTAASPAATLAAALGATLYSPATRPQLARDIRKQAGLGVVSMVLCLEDSISDADVVGGEENLVRQFAALHEDPAELPLLFIRVREPEQIPDLVHRLGGSAARLAGFVLPKFSESRGIAFLDAVAQAEAASGLPRLYAMPVLETPELLHLETRVEALAGISRTVNKYRERVLALRLGVTDFCSAYGLRRTPDMTAYDVQIVAGVIADVVNVLSRADGTGFTVTGPVWEYFRSQQRLFKPQLRRSPFLEEGVEELRTALIEHDLDGLLREIELDRANGLLGKTCIHPAHVTPVHALSVVSHEEFSDAQDILRPERGGGGVMRSAYTNKMNEVKPHRAWAERTMLRAEVFGVAKEEVGFVDLLTAGLQV; this comes from the coding sequence ATGCGTCACTTCGGGCACATTTCGCCCACCGTCCGCAAGGACCTCTTCCACCAGGAGCCGGCAGAGTTCACCGCCGCCTCTCCCGCCGCCACGCTCGCGGCCGCGCTGGGAGCCACGCTCTACAGCCCGGCCACCCGTCCCCAGCTCGCCCGTGACATCCGCAAGCAGGCCGGTCTCGGGGTCGTCTCCATGGTCCTCTGCCTGGAGGATTCCATCAGCGACGCGGACGTCGTGGGCGGCGAGGAGAACCTCGTCCGGCAGTTCGCCGCCCTCCACGAGGACCCGGCGGAGCTCCCGCTGCTCTTCATCCGCGTCCGGGAACCCGAGCAGATCCCCGACCTCGTGCACCGGCTCGGGGGCTCGGCGGCGCGATTGGCCGGATTCGTCCTCCCCAAGTTCAGCGAGAGCCGGGGGATCGCCTTCCTCGACGCCGTCGCGCAGGCGGAAGCCGCGAGCGGCCTGCCCCGGCTGTACGCGATGCCCGTCCTGGAGACCCCCGAGCTGCTCCACCTGGAGACCCGGGTCGAGGCCCTCGCCGGGATCTCCCGCACGGTCAACAAGTACCGCGAGCGGGTCCTGGCGCTCCGCCTCGGCGTGACCGACTTCTGCTCCGCCTACGGGCTGCGCCGCACCCCCGACATGACCGCCTACGACGTCCAGATCGTCGCCGGGGTGATCGCCGACGTGGTCAACGTGCTCAGCCGCGCCGACGGCACCGGCTTCACCGTCACCGGGCCCGTGTGGGAGTACTTCCGCAGCCAGCAGCGCCTCTTCAAGCCGCAGCTGCGCCGCAGCCCCTTCCTGGAGGAGGGCGTCGAAGAGCTGCGCACCGCGCTGATCGAGCACGACCTGGACGGGCTGCTGCGCGAGATCGAGCTCGACCGGGCCAACGGGCTGCTGGGCAAGACCTGCATCCACCCCGCCCACGTCACCCCGGTCCACGCGCTCTCGGTGGTGTCGCACGAGGAGTTCAGCGATGCTCAAGACATCCTGCGCCCCGAGCGCGGAGGCGGCGGCGTGATGCGTTCCGCCTACACGAACAAGATGAACGAGGTGAAGCCCCACCGGGCCTGGGCCGAGCGCACCATGCTGCGCGCCGAGGTCTTCGGTGTGGCGAAGGAGGAGGTCGGCTTCGTCGATCTCCTCACGGCCGGGCTCCAGGTGTGA